The following are from one region of the Cherax quadricarinatus isolate ZL_2023a chromosome 2, ASM3850222v1, whole genome shotgun sequence genome:
- the LOC128695220 gene encoding uncharacterized protein isoform X2 has product MASVPQTLHITKTQRQQQRRGAGLNTAHECYFDNAELEQPMRYSSKLMNSIWGQYNKNSVHNFKSLQCGGVAAPDTQEVQLQQAPPTTREVLQQRLEELGKAVATNYMDNLHQY; this is encoded by the exons ATGGCGTCTGTGCCGCAGACGCTACACATAACCAAAACGCAGAGACAACAGCAGCGGCGGGGAGCCGGCCTCAACACAGCTCACGAGTGCTACTTTGATAACGCAG AATTGGAACAACCAATGCGGTACAGCAGTAAGCTGATGAACAGCATCTGGGGTCAGTACAACAAGAACTCCGTCCACAACTTCAAGTCTCTTCAGTGCGGAGGTGTAGCGGCCCCCGACACCCAGGAGGTCCAGCTGCAGCAGGCGCCTCCCACCACCAG GGAGGTGTTACAGCAGCGACTGGAAGAACTGGGTAAAGCGGTGGCCACCAATTATATGGACAACCTGCATCAGTACTAG
- the LOC128695220 gene encoding uncharacterized protein isoform X1 encodes MFVVVGPCAQHCGLPAAYHLHPSLTTFSHYILSCAYCHAECFEQQRKCLFTACSGMASVPQTLHITKTQRQQQRRGAGLNTAHECYFDNAELEQPMRYSSKLMNSIWGQYNKNSVHNFKSLQCGGVAAPDTQEVQLQQAPPTTREVLQQRLEELGKAVATNYMDNLHQY; translated from the exons ATGTTTGTCGTGGTGGGTCCTTGCGCCCAGCACTGTGGCCTGCCTGCAGCTTACCACTTACACCCTAGCCTGACAACTTTTTCTCATTATATCCTCAGCTGCGCTTATTGCCACG CTGAGTGTTTTGAGCAACAGAGGAAGTGTCTCTTCACAGCCTGCAGCGGCATGGCGTCTGTGCCGCAGACGCTACACATAACCAAAACGCAGAGACAACAGCAGCGGCGGGGAGCCGGCCTCAACACAGCTCACGAGTGCTACTTTGATAACGCAG AATTGGAACAACCAATGCGGTACAGCAGTAAGCTGATGAACAGCATCTGGGGTCAGTACAACAAGAACTCCGTCCACAACTTCAAGTCTCTTCAGTGCGGAGGTGTAGCGGCCCCCGACACCCAGGAGGTCCAGCTGCAGCAGGCGCCTCCCACCACCAG GGAGGTGTTACAGCAGCGACTGGAAGAACTGGGTAAAGCGGTGGCCACCAATTATATGGACAACCTGCATCAGTACTAG